The Saccharopolyspora gloriosae genome window below encodes:
- a CDS encoding ABC transporter ATP-binding protein: protein MKGEIVARRVTAAETAPTTYAHEVRAAGLTLRAGRRIAVHELDLELGTGVHGLLGPNGAGKSTLLSAMATVLRPRRGELELLGVPAGSPALREVRRRVGYLPQEFGYYRRFTVREFVTYLAWLKEMPTAEVPGAVQRAIERVGLADRADDRMRTLSGGMVRRAGIAQAIVNDPRVVLLDEPTAGLDPTLRMRFRDLLRELGSDTCVVVSTHLVEDVAAACDSVLLLDEGRLVFRGAPDELAAAGTDSDDGDTASERGYSALLARRGSAA, encoded by the coding sequence ATGAAAGGGGAGATCGTGGCACGACGAGTGACCGCCGCCGAGACGGCGCCGACCACGTACGCGCACGAGGTCCGCGCGGCGGGTCTCACGTTGCGGGCGGGCCGCCGGATCGCGGTGCACGAGCTGGATCTGGAGCTGGGCACCGGTGTGCACGGGCTGCTCGGCCCGAACGGGGCGGGCAAGAGCACCCTGCTCTCGGCGATGGCCACCGTGCTGCGCCCGCGACGCGGTGAGCTGGAGCTGCTCGGAGTGCCCGCGGGTTCGCCCGCGTTGCGGGAAGTGCGGCGCCGCGTCGGGTACCTGCCGCAGGAGTTCGGCTACTACCGCCGGTTCACGGTCCGCGAGTTCGTGACGTACCTGGCGTGGCTCAAGGAGATGCCGACCGCGGAGGTTCCGGGAGCGGTGCAGCGGGCGATCGAGCGGGTGGGGCTGGCCGATCGGGCGGATGACCGGATGCGCACGTTGTCCGGCGGAATGGTGCGCCGGGCCGGGATCGCGCAGGCCATCGTCAACGATCCGCGCGTGGTGCTGCTGGACGAGCCGACGGCGGGGCTCGACCCGACGCTGCGGATGCGGTTCCGGGATCTGCTGCGCGAGCTCGGTTCCGACACGTGCGTCGTCGTCTCGACGCACCTGGTGGAGGACGTCGCCGCCGCCTGCGATTCGGTGCTGTTGCTCGACGAGGGCCGGCTCGTCTTCCGGGGCGCTCCGGACGAGTTGGCGGCGGCGGGCACCGATTCCGACGACGGGGACACCGCGAGCGAGCGCGGCTATTCGGCGTTGCTCGCGCGGCGGGGGTCGGCGGCGTGA
- a CDS encoding zf-HC2 domain-containing protein, which yields MTEHASEELIAGYVRGDTTIGPEQEWALEGHLESCAECRARLAEVPDEQVSALVLGAWEGIAPRLGRVAPAPHRRFRHALDTWAAPAMVPWIAGALLVAAFAVLVALVSGGPDGDSPLLLLAPVVPVLGVAAAWSTGLDPMHELVVATPRAGLALVLRRTFAALVAVVPLLTGASLLVGTSPLLWLLPSAACTASSLALGSAVGVHRATLGVAGTWLLLVGGALFVAELPAAVLAWTTTPVWAGIAVVSAVVLVARAEAFTRLAGG from the coding sequence ATGACCGAGCACGCCTCCGAGGAGTTGATCGCCGGCTACGTCCGCGGCGACACCACCATCGGTCCGGAGCAGGAGTGGGCGCTGGAGGGCCACCTCGAATCGTGCGCCGAGTGCCGCGCCCGCCTCGCGGAGGTGCCGGACGAGCAGGTGTCCGCGCTGGTCCTCGGCGCGTGGGAGGGGATCGCCCCGCGGCTCGGCCGCGTCGCGCCCGCGCCGCACCGCCGGTTCCGGCACGCGCTCGACACGTGGGCGGCGCCCGCGATGGTGCCGTGGATCGCCGGTGCGCTGCTGGTGGCGGCGTTCGCCGTGCTGGTCGCGCTCGTCTCCGGCGGGCCCGACGGGGATTCGCCGCTGCTGCTGCTCGCGCCGGTGGTCCCGGTGCTGGGCGTGGCCGCGGCCTGGTCCACGGGGCTCGATCCGATGCACGAACTGGTGGTGGCGACGCCGCGTGCCGGGCTGGCGCTGGTGCTGCGCCGGACGTTCGCGGCACTGGTGGCGGTGGTGCCGCTGCTGACGGGCGCGAGCCTGCTGGTCGGCACTTCTCCGCTGCTGTGGCTGCTGCCGAGTGCGGCGTGCACGGCGTCGTCGCTGGCGCTCGGCAGTGCCGTCGGGGTGCACCGGGCGACGCTCGGGGTGGCGGGAACCTGGTTGCTGCTGGTCGGCGGCGCGCTGTTCGTCGCCGAGCTGCCCGCGGCGGTGCTGGCGTGGACGACCACGCCGGTGTGGGCGGGCATCGCGGTGGTCTCCGCAGTGGTGCTGGTGGCGCGAGCGGAGGCGTTCACCCGCCTCGCCGGAGGATGA
- a CDS encoding sigma-70 family RNA polymerase sigma factor, with amino-acid sequence MGWGRATIERAEDGALVRLVAKGDQRAFEELYRRTAPWLTVRLRRRCADDQIVADVLQETFVAVWRAAGTFTGSDVDGGSAGWLWTIASRRLVDAFRRRARHAAPPPAAAEPPSSPAAEEVALEGAVSGELGGALNRLAPELRQVLQAMVLDGLSVRETSALLGLPEGTVKTRARRARIAMREALT; translated from the coding sequence GTGGGATGGGGTCGAGCGACGATCGAGCGGGCCGAGGACGGCGCGCTCGTGCGGCTGGTCGCCAAGGGCGATCAGCGAGCCTTCGAGGAGCTGTACCGCCGGACCGCGCCGTGGTTGACGGTGCGGCTGCGGCGGCGGTGCGCCGATGACCAGATCGTCGCGGACGTGCTGCAGGAGACCTTCGTCGCCGTGTGGCGAGCGGCCGGCACCTTCACCGGATCCGATGTGGACGGTGGGTCGGCCGGGTGGTTGTGGACGATCGCCTCGCGCCGCCTGGTGGACGCGTTCCGCCGCCGCGCCCGGCACGCCGCCCCACCTCCGGCCGCGGCGGAACCGCCGAGCTCGCCCGCCGCCGAGGAGGTCGCGCTGGAGGGCGCCGTCAGCGGCGAGCTCGGGGGCGCGCTGAACCGGCTGGCGCCCGAGCTGCGGCAGGTGCTGCAGGCGATGGTGCTCGACGGCCTGTCGGTGCGGGAGACCTCGGCTCTGCTGGGACTCCCCGAAGGAACGGTGAAGACCCGAGCGCGACGCGCGCGGATCGCGATGCGGGAGGCCCTGACATGA